The nucleotide sequence CTTGTATGCTCATCTAGTTTTGACTCCGTCGGAACTGAGGAATCATTACATTGATCATCCCAAGATTCCATTTGAAGTAGCTCATAAAGCCTTAAACTTCTTTTACCTTTTCCAGTCAACTTTTCATGTTGAACAGAATTAGAAACAGTAGACAAGTTACTTCCACAATTAGATAACTGGTGTTCAACATTTACATTAACTTCATCCTTTTCCTCAACTATCTCATTGTTAAATGATTGATCCTTGATTAATTCAGGACCAGAACAAGCTTCAAAACATTCTTGATTAGAATTAGTATGAGTATCAGACATTTCCGACCGACTGCATTCTGGAGCAACGGCGGCTTTTACAGTTTCAGGGACTTCAGGTTTAAGGGAATCTACAGGATTATCTTCATAATCCCAAAGTAAACCTTCCAATTCTTTGTCTAGAAATCTATAAAGATGGCTCATCAAAAAATCAGGTGCATCTGGTCCACTAAAACCGTCATATATCCCAATAAACAACCACCCTTGTTCTTCAGAAAGAACTACATGAACCCTATCTTCACCAGCCTTTCCCTGAGCCCACTGCAGATTATGCGTGTGTTTATACTCAGCTTCATACGGTCCAACATCAATACCACAATTCCTAGAGATGTCCGGCCTACACTTTGTATCTCTGGAAGGCCATGCCAATTGAGTAACCGGTTGAAAGAACAACCTTTGCATCCAACTTCCACCGATGGAGTGCTTAGAGAACGTTCGAGAAAATGTGTTCTTCACCGGTCCACTAACACTTCTCATGAGATGTTGTAGACGCGGCCTCCTACGACCACGCGCAAGCGGTGCCGAAAAGTTGGATTTGTCAGTGTCGTCGAGAGGACCTGACATAACCCCCTTCTCTATCGGCCCAGACATGAAACCGCCACTTCTATCCAATGGACCCGAGGCAAAACCTCTCTCCAAAGGACCAGACATAAAACCATTCAAAGGTCCAGAACCACGAGGAACCGGCTGCAAAGGAATCGCAGCAAACGAAGCAGTTCCCTCAAACGATGCAGCAGGTTCCAAGAAATCACCAGCAAACAAAGCACTCTGGTTACCACCACCGGTCCTTGCTGTTGAAACATTAGCACTAACAGAAGCCCCCGAAATTGTCTTAAACGTAGTTTCAGGGAAATTCTTCCCCTGCTTATGTAAACCAGAAGAACTAGAATGCTCCATACTATCATGCCTAAACGAACCACTCAAGGTTTCAGAATCAAGAGTACTTGAATCAACTGTAAACCTCTCGGAATTCGATGGACTAATAGCAGGAGATTCAAACATAGTTGGTCTCACATAACAAAAAGAATGTCCTAAACCTTCATCTAATGGCTCTAAAAACTCCAAATCAACACCATTTTTACCATTGAATGGCACTAAACAACCAACAACACGAGAAGTGCCGTTACCCATTTTTATTATTGCACAAAATTCCTAAACCTCAAAACCCTcaacaaatacaaatacaaacGAGAAACCCAATTAGCTAAAAACCCATCAAACACCATAACCACCCCATTATTACTCACTTGACCATGCATCATCATCAAATTCCCAACAACctcaaaaaaacacaaaacaacccatatgaatttttcaatagTAGAAACAtaaaatgaactaaaaaaaCACTCTTTAACTCAAAGGGTCAGATCAaagcacataaaaaaaaatcttaaaaaacatGTTGATCTAAACTCTTGTGAACAGATCTAAGagcaacataaaaaaaacacaaaaacccaTTTCAAggttattgtttaatttgattgGTGATGGTGGAATCTGAGAAAAAAACGCAGAAAAGAACCTTGAATCATTGAGACATAAACACAAGTAGGTTGAGGGGGACAGGGTATAAAACTGAGAAAAGAGTGTGTTGAACAAAGATTGAGACAAaggggagaaaaaaaaaatgtgatgttTTTGGCTgctatatttaaaaagaaaaaaagaaaagatttaaaaaaaggaaaataataataattggagATTTGgtttgatgatgaagaagagtcAGCGTTGAGATCCTATCAAAGGACGGGACggtctctttctttcttctttcttgggCTTTTCAAATGCTTTCGGAGGGTAAAATTTGGTAAAATGTGGTAAGCTTTTCTTTAGAGGagataataatatttttctatttttatctcttttaatttaatttatatgaatgattggtgttaattattttaaatatgcatttaatcaaattaattaaggTGGATGATTATTGAGATATTTTGTTTGAGGGAAATTATTGAGATATTTTATTAACTACTCCCACCGTCCCACaatgtatgacgttttggaaaaaaaattgtcctaaattataagttgttttgcaatATCAATGTAAAATTATTCATGTTCTTCCTAATTTGCCCTTGTCTATTCTctttttccaaaactttttattCAAGGTTCTCATAATCGATAATTCACTTTTTATTCACGGTTCCCATGTATTTATTGTTATTCACGGTTCCCATACTAATCAATATTTTGTGCTACATTGATGTTTAAATCAGGAAGATGATGcatttcatttgaattttgttgCTGGACGTCTCCATTATCAAtttcttgattaaaaatttCAGCATTTAAATCTATATTAAAAAGAGAAGATTCATTGAAGTCATATTGGTATGTTTTTGTTTAGTTCAATAATCttaatttataggaaaaaaaaacagctacatactaatttttttgaagggaaacttgaaatattttcataaacaaatcggaggtttttttttttaaatcaaatgaattttttcaagtttttacaTGGGAGAAAGAGACAAAGAGGTATCGTTGGATTGTTTCATTATTTCATTGTCTTGGTACTGcaattgaagagagagaaggaaccGTGTGAATTCATTGCCTTGGAGTTGGAGGAATTTGGGACGGTGGCAATCAAGTTGGAGTAATTGTGTTGCCAAGggtaaaagaggaaaaaaacatatctaattttaacaaagttcacaaaagttaaatatttcttaatatgtgtaaaaGTGTCAAAGcaacatacaatttaggacagAGAGAATAACATAGTAAAGTTACATTATATTGGGATTTGATGTTGATGAGATAGATACATGCCTAAACATGGTTTCtaaatattaatctttttaaacTTTAGAACtatctattttgttttcttctcaacaaaacttctattttgttttctgtttttacATACTTATTTTGAATACAAAAATTCATAAAGATATAGATGTAAATAAGCTAGATCAGGATAACATTTATGTATTTGACAcattttaattaatgaaatgcaataaatttcttccatcaattttttttcagattAGGATAGACTTTGCAAGACATAAGTAtgatctataatttttttatttaagtcaGATATTATTTTAAGTATAGTTAAGATGTTTTTATCtacttaaatgataatttaatatTGTCTTTGAATAAGTAATATgttatgtaaccaaaaaaggaagagctaaatatgtttttggtctctataaatatgtcaactttttgttttagttcctttaaaaatttcttcaatttttagtccctcaaaaaaatttcatcttcacttttggtccctcttttaaagtaaactcgtatttttgaataaaattctgtagaaaaattcataatattataagaatctcaccaaaaattttagaattttttaacaaaacatgcaTTCAgtgtaaatttttatattttttacagttaaaaaattatatttaatttaatttttgttaaaaaaaaatagataatttttttggggatcttttttacaatattctacacatttctgcataatttcattaaaaaataaaaaaattaacttaaaactatggatcaaaagtagtgattgaaaattttataggaactaaaagttgtaggaaaattttagagggactaaaacgaaaactttgtatatttatagggaccgaAAAAAGAATAAGTAATATGTTCTATTTTTAAACAGCTTAACGGGCATGGATGAGATTATGTTAGGGGACGTTTGTTTCAAGTCATATTTGGAGATTCCGGGTAGCAGGAAATATATACTCAtatgtttgtttcaaatttttaaaattttatttttgggaatAGAAGTTTCCAAGGAATGTTGTTTTATTTCTAAGGAAATTAGGAGgaataaaatcattaattaccattcataaatattgttttatttgcCATTTCCAATAATACTTTGAATACTAACCAAACACATTTTCTCAGTAAACCCAAGAATAAAATTATCATCCTTGCATTCCCAAGAAAACTATTCCAAGCAATAGATGTTGAGGCAACGAACGAGCTTGACTGGCACAATCAGGTTCCACTGAAGGTTTCTTTAGTAGCTTGGAGGTTGATAAAAGACAGGTTACCGACAAAGATCAATCTTCAACATCGCGATTTAATTCAGGGGGACACTACTAGGTGTGTCTGGGTGCGGCGCCGAGGAGACAGCATCCCATTTGTTTATTCATTGCAATATTTTCGGTTCATTATGGCAGCATATTAGGTCCTGGATCGGTGTGTCTGGAGTGGATTCTCTCACTATTACAGACCATTTCGTTCAATTTATTAATTGTACAGGTCACACTAAGAAACACATGTCTTTCCTCCAATTGATTTGGCTTATTGGTATGTGGCTGGTCTGGAACGAACGCAACAACATGCTCTTCAATAACATAGAAAATATTGTGTTACAGCTCTTAGATAAAGTGAAGTTTAATTCGTTTTAGTGGCTAAAAGCTAATAATGCTACATTTGTGTACGACTCGCAAAGATGGTGGTCGGACCCTTTGATTTGTTTGGGTATCGACTAGCCTTtgatttgtatatattttgtattgacACTTTGGTTCTTGGGGTGGGTTCTCTGGTACACCTTCTACTGAGGGACCTTTACCATCGttattaatatatctcattttagtttcttaaaaaaaaaaaactattccaaggtttatattttataaacttgaaacaaaaacccccttatattttgatattaaaataACGTTTTAAAAAGGTGATTTTATATgaaatcatatttcaattatattttataataatacttctaaaaatatgaaaattcaatatatattaatatgcctaaattaatgaatatatgttgatatgaaatttataaaaattaaaaaaaaattgtcacaaaaaattTAGGTATATTGAGCTCTGAGATTCACTAGGATTAGGGCAAACCTCCTCACATCGACAATGAAAATTGAATTCACGGTTTTGCGGATAAATCAACAACTGGATCAACTTTTATTGATTAATATGTTTTACCACAgagtccccgtgagcttagtccaattggtatggacaatgcataatgagggatcggggttcaaactccagACACTTCACTTTtctatatttaaaatgtgtgagcttcagccgctagactacttgacaaaaaaataatgatagaaataataatattatttatatttatttaagtaGATTTTAAAGGCTTATTATGCAATGAAGTCTGAAATTTTGAACTAAAcacacttataaaaaaaaatattattcttatttattaaaaaaaaattgacttgaTGTGAATGTCACATTCACTGGATTGTAAGTATTTGTCGAAACAAAGGAATACgtgttttaaaactcggaataacatttttttgaggctaaatatgtttttatcactataatattctaattttaactgcgaaaaaatatattatatatactatattttGCTTTTATTCAAGTGGAAACAATATGTTTATAAGGCTCGTCTCCAACTCTCCTACTTCCCATATAATTTCTTTCTCGACTCATCAAGTAGGACTATATCATTTACAAAAAACATATATCTCGGTTCAAACTCTTGGATATGTTACGTAACTACATCCAAAACTACAATAAAAAGACAAGGTCTTATAGTCCAATTTTGCTATGGGAAGATTGCAGGTGTCTTCATTTTGTGTCCATACATTAGTCATGACTCCCTCACACGAATCCTTAATAACTCAAATATAGGTAATCACATCCCCTTTCTTCTATAGTATTCCACAAATTCTCTCTAGGCAATCTATCATATGAcctcatatatataaattcaaatTAGTTATCAACAACTTGTATCTCTATTCTTAGTCTCCGTGCAATTGTTCTTTTTCACAACTCTATGACATGACTCATAAGTTTAACCCCCTATAATTTACACACTTTTGCATATACCCTTCTTTCATAGGTCAAAATTAAAGTGTTTCTTATCCACTCATAATCTTGTTGAAAGATTTGGTAAGATATCAAATGACTATATCTCCGAGACTTGTCAACACTTCGATAAGTATGTCGTATTGTCCAATCGCTTTGCCATTGCTTGTCATATTTGACGCTTCTTTACCTCGTATTCTTGAAAGTGgtgataatatttataattttgaccCTCCTCTCTAATATTTAGCTTGTTCGTGTCCGATAAGATCTTTTATGTGTTATTAAATAGATTTGGAAACActtatagacacacacacacacgagATGTGTCAAGTGATATGACTTTTATTGTGAGAGAGataatagggttaaatattgACTATTGAATTAATATCAACGatctataaaaatttataacatttaTGGTCCTTCTGTATGTGAACACcattcttcctcttcttctttcgGTTCCCCTTCGTCTCATTCCACCATATAAAATTAtccccttcttcttccttccaaaacaaaaaattgttcatgtatcaataaaattaaagtttggGAAAGAGGGCTTGAAATGATTCCATAGAAGATGATtggtcaaaattcaaaatacagTTTGACGAAGAAACCAAAACTATTATACTCTCACAAAGGAATTATTCTACTCATAAAGGATCCAACTACCcttgtttttcaaataattccTTGTCCATTTCTTCTATATTTGTTTCATgttttaattgatgaaatttgataatgaatgatgaattttaaagttaaaaattgGTGTGTAAAGATTACTGCAACTTATCAAAAGCTTGAGTTATTTCTTCGCTCAACACCTTCTTGGTCTCTTACATAACttccttataaaaaatttaagtgcAAGTACTTTTAATTACACTTAGGCCTAGATTTaaaacattttgttttaattttaacctTACTCTTAACACTTTCATTCCACCACCAAGAATTTTTTACCCTGGGAGACAAAAACTCTTGATTCTCGCTGTTGAAGTATAATTAATATTCTAATGTTAGTTAGTAGAGGATAAATTCAACTATGTTTGTTGGTTAGTTAGTTAGTAACTAACTAgttagttagtttgttagaGGCTTGTAGTGCAAGTTACTCAACTTAGCTTATAATAAGTACATGTTTGTATTCAGTAGATTACAGATTGTATAACACACATCTTGTATCTCTCATATTCAATAATAGAAGAgttttatcattcctttatagTTTTCTCTCTAAATGTAAATGTGTAGAGATCATTCTAATCTTTCTCTTAATTATGCATGTGCATGTTCTATCACTCGCAACATTTCTTTTGTTCCTTTTCTAATCACATATGCTATCTTGTCCCAAGTATTATTTGCACTTCTCGTGGTTGTCCGAAACTTCTCTCTAGAATATTGTGTTGAATACTTATCTATTTTCATCCTTCAAACGTCGCCACTTGATTCGTAGAGCCTGCTGTAACTTATTGTCATATATATACGACTATATCATTGCACAACTTATATAACTAACATAGATAACTATTTCAACGTTACTGCTTCTCTTGTGACAAAATTTGGTAAATTGAAGATGTTAAAATCTCATTTACGATATATACTATCATGTATTAAGATAGATTGAATAATATAATACTTTAgtttctaatcttttttttgaaggatttagTTTCTAACCTTGATAATTATaaaagggaacttctacggtacacctcataaattgaggtgtatcggtacttctgcttcaaatatttacaatttaacgattattttatgaaatgaagagttatttatcaatattaatattttataagtcatcattttataagaataaatatcatttcattgtttataagaatcatattaaatttttaacattttctcataaaaaatgtaataaatattctttgttatatgtaacaaaaattcaaaaaatgtaaaattttatttcgtcgacactTTCGGCAACTAAgatctaattattgtaattgttaatgatagaaaacaattctttttctttgaaaaacaactcgtttcaatatgaatttgatgatttggtgtaccgatacactcaaatttttgagCGTACCATATAATTTGCGATATATACTATCATGTATTAAGATAGATTGAATAATATAATACTTTAGTttctaacctttttttttgaaggatttagTTTCTAACCTTGACAATTATAAAAATGTTggtttcaaaaacaaaaactgtattcgtaaaaaacaaaaattgtaaaaatgtCACTACCTCCAATCTTTGTATAAGGTGGTTTTTTCGGATACTTTTTTCTtgttcattcataaaaaaatgccACAACTCTTAAGACCGTACTtattgtttagatttttttttaccttcattttgaaatattcatcttttaatATCAgtgtatgtattttttattaggaAATCATTAAATTGGTTCTGTCTTTAtactaaatttttaatttggtctCTGACTCTATTGATAACTCAAAATGGTTTatatctttgtcaaatatttctCAGATTGGTCATTGacactattaattattttgtattttgagtgTAAATGACTCAATGTCTCTTGGATATTATTTAGTGGTCTCTTGGATATTATTTAGTGATTAATGACATAATGTCTTTTGGATCTTATTTGGTACTTTAGTGGTTTAAAATGCAGAACAACTAATAGAGTCAGGGACCAATTTGAGAATTTGGTACAAAGACAGAGACCAATTTGGtggtttattcattttttttgtacaatatCAGTGTATGTATTTAATGtctcattattattttaaaggGTATATttgcaaaatattaaaaaaaaaaaccaagacaaTTAGTAACTGTGACTAACTGAATTGTTGAAAACGACGAATTGATGAAATCGACTAATTCGAGACagctattaattaaattaaaagaccaaattttttttttcaaaccaaaccccaaaatttaaaaatttaatgaaagactttttttttagagaaaaatttaattaaagacttaaatatatgtttagtcCATACAAATATGGCTCATTTGAGTTTTCATCCCTATATTTTTTAATCCTTCTAAATTGTGTTGCAATTACCAATCATCTGAGTTTTGATCTTAATCTCACTTAATTACTTATGTGGCACATTGATCAATGACATGATACAAGTTGATCGGATTAGAACAGTGATGACTCAGCAAAAGCCACATGAAATGACCATTTTACACCAcgatcttcttcttccttctcaaaAAACCAGATTCAATAATTCACGAgacttaataattaattaattaaatgattcttctctatttttttttttaggattactTGCATAAATGTAATTTGATTATTGGACTTCAACGGCCAAATCCAGTAGAAGAACACGAATAAATAGAAAACTACGTAAGGTTTCCCACTACGTACTCTATTAACCAGACGCTGCATGGCCATTGGACGTTAGTGATTAGTACTAGTAGTGATTCTAGTTCTAGTGAAAAAGAAGAATggataattaaattaaagaaaataagaataaaaaaagtgttaaaaaaacatgatcaccGATTCCATAATAAGCACCAACTCCTCCACAAATGTTGACCAACCAAACCAACTAAATTATGACGTTGAGGTAAACTATGTGGTCCCCATATGTTCTATTTTCAACGctatatatgatgaaaaaaagtgaaacaaaaagaaaa is from Medicago truncatula cultivar Jemalong A17 chromosome 1, MtrunA17r5.0-ANR, whole genome shotgun sequence and encodes:
- the LOC25484724 gene encoding protein phosphatase 2C 32, yielding MGNGTSRVVGCLVPFNGKNGVDLEFLEPLDEGLGHSFCYVRPTMFESPAISPSNSERFTVDSSTLDSETLSGSFRHDSMEHSSSSGLHKQGKNFPETTFKTISGASVSANVSTARTGGGNQSALFAGDFLEPAASFEGTASFAAIPLQPVPRGSGPLNGFMSGPLERGFASGPLDRSGGFMSGPIEKGVMSGPLDDTDKSNFSAPLARGRRRPRLQHLMRSVSGPVKNTFSRTFSKHSIGGSWMQRLFFQPVTQLAWPSRDTKCRPDISRNCGIDVGPYEAEYKHTHNLQWAQGKAGEDRVHVVLSEEQGWLFIGIYDGFSGPDAPDFLMSHLYRFLDKELEGLLWDYEDNPVDSLKPEVPETVKAAVAPECSRSEMSDTHTNSNQECFEACSGPELIKDQSFNNEIVEEKDEVNVNVEHQLSNCGSNLSTVSNSVQHEKLTGKGKRSLRLYELLQMESWDDQCNDSSVPTESKLDEHTRPCSSTVREDGSKHQDEGPSTSGENGSTGFGSTNKEHEAVFPASVSRQNSKKSFIGAKIKKMYRKPKSLCKKLFPWSYDWHREESSVDEKILDASGPIRKCRSGVDHNAVLTAMARALERTEEAYMETAENNLDKNPELAIMGSCVLVMLMKDQDVYVMNLGDSRVILAQERSNDRHPNSSSVKDDMRHRNRSRESLVRMELDRISEESPIHNHNNHVIKMNKNREISFCKLKMRALQLSTDHSTSIEEEVSRIRAEHPDDSQAILNDRVKGHLKVTRAFGAGFLKRPSFNEALLEVFQVKYIGHAPYLSCTPSILHHRLSSSDRFLVLSSDGLYQYFSNEEVVAHVTWFMENVPEGDPAQYLIAELLFCAAKKNGMDFHELLDIPHGDRRKYHDDVSVMVVSLEGRIWRSSG